From the Lathyrus oleraceus cultivar Zhongwan6 chromosome 4, CAAS_Psat_ZW6_1.0, whole genome shotgun sequence genome, one window contains:
- the LOC127136831 gene encoding uncharacterized protein LOC127136831, translating to MHFEFPDEDIMLIRDCNIPGPKEGPEPGSRWTLVFDGASNTHGSGIGKIITSPTNFHLPFTTRLCFECTNNIAEYEACIFSIEAAIDLRIKILEVYGDLALVIIQVNGYWDTRDHKLIPYKKHVLKLVPYFDEITFHHIPREENQLAGALATLASMFKVKWKNEAPFFHLNYLDEPAYCLAAEDEAEGQPWFYDIMKFLENQEYIMDVSITDNKYLRKISSKFFLSGWVLYKRNYDSVLLRCMGKQEESRIIMEIHEASFGTHVSRNTMANKILRVGYYWMTMEVDCHRHVQTCHKFQIYTDKIYVSPTPLNVLTSPWPFTMWVIDVIEHI from the coding sequence ATGCattttgaattccccgatgaagacatcatgttgATTAGGGATTGCAACATCCCTGGTCCCAAGGAAGGACCTGAGCCTGGATCGCGATGGACAttggtttttgatggagcttctaataCTCATGGAAGTGGCATTGGGAAAATAATCACTTCTCCAACTAATTTCCACCTCCCATTCACCACAAGGTTGtgttttgaatgtacaaacaacatagccgagtacgaggcttgtatctttAGTATTGAAGCTGCTAtcgatcttaggatcaaaatccTAGAAGTATATGGAGATTTAGCCTTGGTAATCATCCAAGTCAATGGATATTGGGATACTAGAGATCATAAGCTCATTCCTTACAAAAAGCATGTCTTGAAACTTGTCCCCTACTTTGATGAGATTACATTCCACCACAtccctcgagaagagaatcagttaGCTGGCGCCTTGGCAACTTTGGCGTCCATGTTTAAGGTTAAGTGGAAGAACGAAGCGCCATTCTTTCACCTCAACTACTTAGACGAGCCTGCTTACTGCCTGGCAGCAGAAGATGAAGCGGAAGGCCAaccttggttctatgacatcatGAAATTCTTAGAGAACCAAGAGTATATTATGGACGTATCCATCACCGACAATAAGTATCTTCGGAAAAtatcatccaaattcttcttaagtggatgggtgttatacaagagaaactaTGATTCGGTTCTTCTTAGATGTATGGGCAAGCAAGAAGAAAGCCGAATTATAATGGAAATTCATGAAGCATCCTTTGGGACGCATGTCAGTCGGAACACTATGGCAAACAAAATCTTAAGGGTCGGCTActattggatgactatggaggtTGACTGCCATCGCCACGTCCAAACATGTCATAAGTTCCAGATCTACACCGACAAGATCTATGTGTCGCCAACGCCGCTCAATGtcctaacatcaccttggcctttcaCCATGTGGGTAATTGACGTGATCGAACACATATAA